The Desulfuromonas sp. genome has a window encoding:
- a CDS encoding acyl-CoA dehydrogenase family protein → MDFTLSSEQSAYRDKVRSFARKHVAPLAARWDEEETFPREILPLLGDAGLLGVTVPRAWGGQGLDLFHLVLAIEEIARYDGSLALALAAHHSIVCGHLLLSGTEAQKDSWLPRLTGGAVGAWALAEGQAGSDASSIKTEARSTEAVWSLWGSKMFVTQAPLADIFIVLAMTGGGARHNGISAFLVEAGAAGLRIGKPLHKMGCRATETAPVGLHGVEVGSEALLGELNGGFRDAMRLLDVGRVVMGAMAVGLARGCLEEATSFARKRRQFGRPIGQHQAIGWMLADMATETDAARLLVHRAAAGIGQGRVKTREAAMAKLFAAETASRVANKAVQVHGGYGYLRSSPVERYLRDVKLCEIGEGTSEVQRLVIGRDILKG, encoded by the coding sequence ATGGATTTTACCCTCAGTTCCGAACAGTCTGCCTATCGTGACAAGGTCCGCTCCTTCGCGCGAAAGCACGTGGCGCCCCTTGCAGCCCGATGGGACGAGGAAGAGACCTTCCCCCGGGAGATCCTTCCTTTGCTCGGCGATGCTGGTCTTCTCGGGGTCACCGTGCCGAGGGCCTGGGGAGGGCAGGGGCTCGATCTCTTCCACCTGGTCCTGGCCATCGAAGAGATCGCCCGGTACGACGGGTCCCTGGCTCTGGCCCTGGCGGCCCACCATTCGATCGTCTGCGGCCACCTGCTCCTGTCCGGGACCGAGGCCCAGAAAGATTCCTGGCTGCCGCGCCTGACAGGGGGCGCGGTCGGAGCCTGGGCCCTCGCCGAGGGACAGGCCGGCAGCGACGCCTCCTCCATCAAGACCGAGGCGCGTTCAACGGAGGCCGTGTGGAGCCTTTGGGGATCGAAGATGTTCGTGACCCAGGCCCCCCTGGCCGACATCTTTATCGTCCTCGCCATGACCGGGGGCGGGGCCCGTCACAACGGCATCAGCGCATTTCTGGTCGAGGCCGGCGCCGCAGGGCTGCGGATCGGAAAGCCCCTGCACAAGATGGGCTGCCGCGCAACCGAGACCGCCCCTGTCGGACTCCACGGCGTGGAGGTAGGAAGCGAAGCCCTGCTCGGCGAACTCAACGGGGGGTTTCGCGACGCGATGCGTCTTCTCGACGTTGGGCGCGTCGTTATGGGGGCCATGGCCGTCGGTCTGGCCCGCGGCTGTCTGGAGGAGGCGACCTCCTTCGCCCGCAAGAGGCGGCAGTTCGGCCGTCCCATCGGCCAGCACCAGGCCATCGGCTGGATGCTCGCGGACATGGCCACCGAGACAGACGCCGCTCGCCTGCTGGTCCACCGTGCGGCCGCAGGGATCGGACAGGGGCGGGTGAAAACGCGGGAAGCGGCGATGGCCAAACTCTTCGCGGCCGAAACTGCGAGCCGGGTCGCCAACAAGGCGGTGCAGGTCCACGGCGGCTACGGTTATCTGCGGAGTTCCCCCGTGGAGCGGTACCTGAGGGACGTCAAGCTGTGCGAGATCGGCGAGGGGACCAGCGAGGTGCAGCGCCTGGTAATCGGCAGGGATATCCTGAAGGGCTAG